In Synechococcus sp. CB0101, a genomic segment contains:
- a CDS encoding trans-aconitate 2-methyltransferase has protein sequence MQRTPEPELMDGEEQALAYAAADFSAGDQALIERLLELFPQGLGEVLLDLGCGPGNISFLLARQFPGAQVVGVDGAAAMLNLAEQALAGEPALQQRLRFEQRCLPDPSLAGGYSALVSNSLLHHLHHPQVLWQAVIQLASPGARVYVKDLRRPASPEAAIALQRRYLADAPPVLQRDYLASLHAAFTPEEVQQQLQEAGLADQLQVAALEDRYLEVWGQLL, from the coding sequence ATGCAACGCACCCCTGAGCCGGAATTGATGGATGGCGAGGAGCAGGCGCTCGCCTATGCCGCCGCTGATTTCAGCGCCGGTGATCAGGCTCTGATCGAGCGCTTGCTGGAGCTGTTCCCGCAAGGCCTCGGTGAGGTGCTGTTGGATCTGGGCTGCGGTCCGGGCAACATCAGCTTTCTGCTGGCGCGGCAGTTCCCGGGCGCCCAGGTGGTTGGAGTCGATGGAGCGGCCGCCATGCTGAATCTGGCCGAGCAGGCCCTGGCCGGCGAGCCGGCATTGCAGCAGCGCCTGCGCTTTGAGCAGAGATGCCTGCCTGATCCGAGCTTGGCTGGTGGTTACAGCGCTCTGGTGAGCAACAGCCTGCTGCACCATCTTCATCATCCCCAGGTGCTTTGGCAGGCCGTGATTCAGCTAGCGAGCCCTGGTGCTCGTGTGTATGTGAAGGATCTGCGGCGGCCCGCTTCCCCGGAGGCGGCGATCGCTCTGCAACGCCGCTACCTGGCAGATGCGCCTCCTGTGCTTCAACGTGATTACCTCGCTTCACTGCACGCTGCCTTCACTCCTGAGGAGGTGCAGCAGCAGTTGCAGGAGGCTGGTTTGGCGGACCAGTTGCAGGTGGCGGCCCTAGAGGATCGCTATCTGGAGGTCTGGGGGCAGCTGCTCTGA